Proteins from one Ahaetulla prasina isolate Xishuangbanna chromosome 2, ASM2864084v1, whole genome shotgun sequence genomic window:
- the SHROOM1 gene encoding protein Shroom1 yields the protein MSSSDNEVSKWHPEDVREIAELLSPLVSPNNVHILSPETPLPGIDQYMHISGKTDSAYSSFSGSSNLPDVPMSLGSGEHDLLPLKQMPYMDSGYIGNICNPSARHSEDGQMYENKIGRKGNYPRLDSPTCIKSYGSQPTPEMLYQTASPLIRLSPLLSHPPSPTGQVDHYKINRNVDETHAGICFSRNVQGETYMEEGNQGLPLHTLPNCCNDCWLSFSQNESPVTEKDAIWCPTNLNTTKNSTTSSTKHSVLQEKSKLGSLAKKLLTAQNAIYAYKIPEATRAKPSLSLQTNRKPVNDPLEDKQYYASSVHKPHFGEADLTSRAPVPRKQEGQLYGLLDLFRVDDYSGFDHSIYKSSKSLKYADSSVPNEVTPRIINTYEDKDSTFCSEEGNNRSISQQPLKIQNLPSQSLAPTETSYGKIYETSRSGSYFNYDAEEVASQLFSSPGKAEQNTTSSTSLLAFPKQEEMLKPFGFPRLPFSKAESQPQNDSANIKINRKTTPLLYYLSGGRNSSLMNHKNLDQEHEDFLMKSPRNNHSGLAEPGIRPKDSNSHADDIVNKNEGSLDEKFKNDYREKLKFAQQKVLRETSFKRKDLQMSLPVRLKEKPSSRPSIEHLRSFSLSSTNEDSKSIPPTKPQENTYADWESKKPQTLRIGARKRATKEQKKMSYSEPDKLNQLDDQKDQNISWGQKKARSRSDEITGQGIRIIRSKALENQGRAISKAELKQLQQNALLEYMERKIGQQPAVAKNWSQQTSQLRILSSKRLPEDNSSNPDIIRKSQNMSFPFPASGRIHEPPSSFPTLTCTTTTTDRCIVRSLESDLLNSKAQPAISEESYNSKYVPAQSFLHSDSVSSRVRERSQSVPSPVQDYYRSTAFSTSSSQDHEYYAAHHSFSVSKKEDSADSEEDKKSLENSHSKEVELSSFSKENSKNSQLKQQISENLEVFSDPGGTQWQHREEEDASDQSEERTDNCTTLLDNEGPQHLSQQFANLKVPQNEQEHQFSLQDTALSIAQSKSQQDQKYGHLAVEVIAEDSSLVDILMPHPSRKTVYDLMEGLFPVNSSVVGRTHRRNGGNQSAQANDQRSNECGTDPYHGTANEFGYRAEDEMFHINEMNENKENKESLPDVDRITSKKKQLILSIQSKLQSLQDEKELIQSEALEHAAHGKVLDSLVRDLCKPNEFERYLMFMGDLEKVVNLLLCLSTRLARIHNAMGKMDENTDAEEKESLNERYRLLSRQREDAKDLKENLDRRERVVSGILSKYMSENQLQDYKHFIQEKITLLIEQKDLEEHVKFLEEQLERLEKSILP from the exons ATGTCTTCCTCTGACAACGAAGTGTCAAAATGGCACCCTGAAGATGTCAGAGAAATAGCTGAGCTCTTGTCACCATTGGTCTCACCTAACAATGTTCACATTTTATCTCCAGAGACCCCTCTTCCTGGCATAGACCAATATATGCACATTTCTGGAAAAACAGATTCTGCATACAGTTCTTTCTCAGGGAGCTCAAATCTTCCAGACGTCCCTATGTCATTAGGCTCTGGTGAACATGATTTGCTGCCTCTGAAGCAAATGCCATATATGGATTCAGGATATATAGGAAATATTTGTAATCCCAGTGCAAGGCATTCTGAGGATGGACAGATGTATGAAAATAAGATAGGGAGAAAAGGCAATTACCCTAGGCTGGACAGCCCTACATGTATCAAATCATATGGAAGCCAGCCAACCCCTGAGATGTTATACCAAACTGCATCACCATTGATCAGGCTCTCACCTCTGCTTTCTCATCCGCCATCCCCAACAGGTCAAGTAGATCACTATAAAATTAACCGAAATGTGGATGAAACTCATGCTGGAATTTGCTTTAGCCGTAATGTTCAAGGAGAAACCTACATGGAAGAGGGCAACCAAGGGCTTCCTTTGCACACCCTACCAAATTGCTGTAATGACTGTTGGCTCTCATTTTCTCAGAATGAAAGTCCAGTCACAGAAAAGGACGCCATTTGGTGTCCTACTAACCTGAATACTACAAAGAATAGTACTACCTCTTCCACCAAGCATTCTGTTCTTCAAGAAAAGTCAAAACTGGGCTCTTTGGCCAAGAAGTTGTTGACTGCTCAGAATGCAATTTATGCTTATAAAATTCCAGAGGCAACGAGGGCTAAGCCTTCTCTTTCACTGCAGACCAACCGCAAACCTGTTAATGATCCACTGGAGGACAAACAGTATTATGCCAGCAGTGTACACAAGCCACACTTTGGAGAAGCTGATTTGACAAGCAGGGCTCCAGTACCCAGGAAACAGGAGGGGCAGCTTTATGGGCTTCTGGACCTGTTCAGAGTTGATGATTATTCAGGTTTTGATCACAGTATATACAAGAGCAGTAAAAGTTTAAAATACGCTGACAGCTCTGTTCCTAATGAAGTTACACCGAGAATAATTAATACGTATGAAGATAAGGACAGCACTTTCTGTTCTGAGgaaggaaacaacagaagcattTCGCAGCAACCTTTAAAAATCCAGAACCTGCCATCTCAGTCTTTGGCTCCCACCGAAACATCTTATGGTAAGATTTATGAGACATCACGTTCAGGATCTTATTTCAACTATGATGCAGAGGAAGTTGCTTCTCAATTATTCAGCAGCCCTGGAAAAGCAGAGCAGAATACAACCAGCAGCACCAGCCTTTTAGCATTTCCTAAACAGGAGGAAATGCTCAAGCCTTTTGGTTTTCCCAGACTGCCCTTTTCAAAGGCTGAAAGTCAACCCCAGAATGACTCTGCCAATATCAAGATAAACAGAAAGACAACTCCTTTGCTTTATTATCTCTCTGGTGGGAGAAATTCCAGCCTTATGAATCATAAAAATCTGGATCAAGAACATGAAGACTTTTTGATGAAATCTCCACGGAACAATCATTCAGGCTTGGCTGAACCAGGAATAAGGCCAAAAGACAGTAACAGCCACGCGGATGATATTGTCAACAAGAATGAAGGTTCCTTGGATGAAAAGTTCAAGAATGACTACCGAGAAAAACTTAAATTTGCCCAACAGAAAGTCCTAAGAGAGACATCTTTTAAGAGGAAGGATTTACAGATGAGCTTGCCTGTTCGGCTAAAAGAGAAGCCGTCTTCAAGGCCATCTATTGAACATCTAAGATCATTTTCATTATCTAGTACAAATGAGGACTCCAAATCAATTCCTCCAACCAAGCCACAGGAAAATACCTATGCAGACTGGGAATCCAAAAAACCACAGACTCTTCGAATTGGAGCCAGGAAAAGGGCAACCAAAGAACAAAAGAAGATGTCTTATTCTGAACCTGATAAGCTCAATCAATTGGATGATCAGAAGGATCAAAATATATCATGGGGACAGAAAAAGGCAAGATCCCGGTCTGATGAAATTACCGGACAGGGGATAAGGATAATCAGAAGTAAAGCTCTGGAAAATCAAGGCAGAGCCATTTCAAAAGCTGAACTGAAGCAATTGCAACAGAATGCACTCCTAGAGTACATGGAACGAAAGATTGGGCAACAGCCTGCCGTGGCAAAGAACTGGTCACAGCAGACTTCACAACTCAGAATTCTGAGTTCAAAGAGGCTTCCAGAAGACAACAGTTCCAATCCTGATATCATTAGGAAGTCACAGAATatgtcctttcctttccctgcttCTGGGAGAATTCATGAAccaccttcttccttccctacttTAACCTGCACAACCACCACaactgatagatgtattgtcagatCACTGGAGTCtgacctgttgaattcaaaagcaCAGCCTGCTATCAGTGAAGAAAGCTATAACAGCAAATATGTACCTGCTCAAAGTTTTCTTCACTCAGATTCTGTTTCTAGCAGAGTTCGAGAGAGATCCCAATCAGTTCCTTCTCCTGTTCAG gattACTATAGATCTACAGCTTTTTCAACCTCGTCATCTCAGGATCATGAATATTATGCTGCACACCACAG CTTCTCTGTGTCTAAGAAAGAAGATTCTGCAGACAGTGAAGAGGATAAGAAATCCTTAGAGAATTCACACAGTAAAGAAGTTGAATTGTCTTCGTTCTCCAAAGAAAACAGTAAGAATTCTCAGTTGAAGCAACAAATAAGTGAAAACTTGGAAGTGTTCAGTGATCCTGGGGGAACCCAGTGGCAGCACAGAGAGGAAGAAGATGCATCAGATCAGTCAGAAGAAAGAACAGACAATTGCACAACCCTGTTAGACAATGAAGGACCTCAACATTTGAGTCAACAATTTGCAAATTTAAAAGTTCCGCAAAATGAACAGGAGCATCAGTTTTCATTGCAAGATACAGCTTTATCCATAGCTCAGTCAAAATCTCAACAGGATCAAAAGTATGGCCATCTTGCAGTGGAGGTTATTGCGGAAGACAGCTCTCTGGTTGACATCCTCATGCCTCATCCCTCAAGAAAGACTGTCTATGATCTCATGGAAGGCCTTTTTCCTGTGAACAGTTCAGTGGTAGGGAGGACTCACAGAAGGAATGGGGGAAATCAATCTGCCCAAGCAAATGA CCAAAGAAGCAATGAGTGTGGAACAGATCCATATCATGGAACTGCAAATGAGTTTGGATACAGAGCGGAAGACGAGATGTTtcatataaatgaaatgaatgaaaataaagaaaataaagaaagtctTCCTGATGTAGACAGAATCACAAGTAAGAAA AAGCAGCTTATTTTGAGCATCCAGTCGAAATTGCAGAGTCTTCAAGATGAGAAGGAACTTATCCAGTCTGAAGCTCTGGAACATGCTGCTCATGGGAAGGTGCTGGACTCTCTGGTGCGAGATCTATGTAAACCCAATGAGTTTGAGCGCTACCTGATGTTCATGGGTGATTTAGAGAAAGTTGTGAACTTGCTGCTGTGTCTCTCCACCCGCCTTGCCCGGATCCACAATGCTATGGGGAAAATGGATGAAAACACAGATGCTGAGGAAAAA GAATCCTTAAATGAGCGGTACCGACTTTTATCCAGGCAGCGGGAAGATGCAAAGGACTTGAAGGAGAACTTGGATCGCAGAGAAAGGGTGGTGTCAGGCATTCTTTCCAAATACATGTCTGAGAATCAGCTCCAGGACTACAAACACTTTATTCAAGAGAAGATAACTCTACTGATTGAACAAAAGGACCTTGAGGAACATGTTAAATTTCTTGAAGAGCAACTGGAGAGACTAGAGAAGAGTATTCTTCCTTAA